In Halictus rubicundus isolate RS-2024b chromosome 5, iyHalRubi1_principal, whole genome shotgun sequence, one genomic interval encodes:
- the Tgo gene encoding aryl hydrocarbon receptor nuclear translocator homolog tgo isoform X8 yields the protein MFTVSTIAHSIPGSDPSKMTQKRSAGLAHIGSDEDDPSGCKYRRLEDENVQDKERFASRENHCEIERRRRNKMTAYITELSDMVPTCSNLARKPDKLTILRMAVAHMKTLRGTGSTATDNAYKPSFLTDQELKHLILEAADGFLFVVSCDTGRIIYVSDSVAPVLNYTQSDWYGTSLYSQVHPDDTEKVREQLSAEEPQHGGRVLDLKTGTVKKEGQSSMRMCMGSRRGFICRMKVGNLQTTGDMAAAHGLHRMKQRNSLGPARDGQNYAVVHCTGYIKNWPPTGDFVPPCVPGVGIGDRGPGSVQARPDGVVADENTSSNCCLVAIGRLQVTSTPNSSDLAGSNSNNEFISRHSAEGKFTFVDQRVGGILGYTPSELLGHPCYEFFHPEDLTHMRESFEQVLKLKGQVVSVMYRFRAKNRDWVWLRTSAFAFLNPFNDDVEYIVCTNTHAKSFHPGSDGHTETEAVPAYGQPGLDYSLQRHPARDPLYSGHHMMPQHPVTVATAGPQQPRPSSTQNVYQGYETTQSPIAYGSPGQQSASSSVLSRIQKPANTSPTPVQQAWAIGRQQQPVTEGYQYSQLSPSRSPSGPTYTQLSSGARTPATQYHAVTTVPNNPGMWGWQSQQHQAPQPDGGQSNPQVTGQAQPPHPAQGGPGTQPQELSDMLQMLQDQGGASGFEELNMFNTNFE from the exons GCAGGGAGAATCATTGCGAAATCGAGCGGCGGCGGCGCAACAAGATGACCGCCTACATCACCGAACTATCGGACATGGTGCCGACGTGTTCAAACCTGGCGCGGAAACCGGACAAATTGACTATACTCAGGATGGCGGTCGCCCATATGAAGACCCTCAGGG GTACCGGAAGCACGGCGACGGACAACGCGTACAAACCTTCCTTCCTCACCGACCAGGAGCTGAAACATCTGATCCTGGAGGCGGCCGACGGATTCCTGTTCGTGGTCAGCTGCGATACCGGCAGGATCATCTATGTTTCCGATTCCGTCGCACCTGTTTTGAACTACACGCAGAGCGACTGGTACGGGACCAGTCTGTACTCGCAGGTCCACCCCGATGACACGGAGAAGGTGAGGGAGCAGCTCAGCGCGGAGGAGCCGCAGCACGGAGGCAGGGTCCTGGATCTGAAGACGGGGACTGTGAAGAAGGAGGGCCAGT CGTCCATGAGGATGTGCATGGGGTCGAGGAGGGGCTTCATCTGTCGCATGAAGGTGGGGAACCTTCAAACAACCGGCGACATGGCCGCCGCTCATGGCCTCCACCGTATGAAGCAGAGGAACTCGCTGGGCCCGGCCAGGGATGGTCAGAATTACGCGGTGGTCCACTGTACAGGATACATCAAAAACTGGCCCCCCACCG GTGATTTTGTTCCCCCATGTGTACCAGGTGTGGGCATAGGTGACAGGGGGCCTGGTAGTGTTCAAGCTAGACCTGACGGTGTAGTTGCAGATGAAAACACCAGCAGCAATTGCTGCCTGGTTGCCATTGGACGACTACAGGTCACTAGCACACCAAATAGTAGCGATTTAGCAGGTTCCAATAGCAATAATG AATTTATCTCGCGTCACTCGGCTGAAGGTAAATTTACCTTCGTGGACCAAAGAGTCGGTGGAATTCTAGGCTACACACCTTCAGAACTCTTAGGTCACCCGTGCTACGAATTCTTCCACCCGGAAGACTTGACGCACATGAGAGAAAGCTTCGAGCAAG TGTTGAAGCTGAAAGGCCAAGTGGTGTCTGTGATGTACAGATTTCGAGCCAAAAATCGCGACTGGGTGTGGTTAAGGACGTCCGCATTTGCATTTTTAAACCCGTTCAACGATGACGTCGAATACATTGTCTGTACCAACACGCATGCAAA ATCATTCCATCCTGGCAGCGATGGTCACACAGAGACCGAAGCTGTACCTGCCTATGGACAACCTGGCTTGGACTATTCTCTTCAAAGACATCCTGCTAGGGATCCTCTGTACTCGGGGCATCACATGATGCCTCAACATCCAGTGACTGTAGCTACAGCTG GTCCTCAACAGCCCAGGCCGTCCAGCACGCAAAACGTGTATCAGGGTTACGAAACCACCCAGTCGCCGATAGCTTACGGCTCACCTGGCCAGCAGAGTGCATCTTCGTCGGTTTTAAGTAGAATCCAAAAGCCAGCAAATACATCGCCGACCCCGGTGCAGCAAGCTTGGGCTATCGGAAGACAG CAGCAACCGGTAACAGAAGGATATCAGTACAGTCAATTAAGTCCATCTAGGTCACCGAGCGGACCAACTTATACTCAATTAAGTAGCGGTGCTAGGACACCTGCTACACAGTATCATGCAGTCACCACAGTGCCTAATAATCCGG GTATGTGGGGGTGGCAGAGCCAACAGCATCAAGCACCTCAACCAGACGGCGGACAATCAAATCCTCAAGTGACTGGACAAGCGCAACCACCCCATCCTGCTCAGGGTGGACCTGGCACGCAACCCCAAGAGCTCTCAGACATGTTGCAGATGCTGCAAGACCAGGGCGGAGCGTCCGGTTTCGAGGAGTTAAATATGTTCAATACTAATTTCGAGTAG
- the Tgo gene encoding aryl hydrocarbon receptor nuclear translocator homolog tgo isoform X9, with the protein MFTVSTIAHSIPGSDPSKMTQKRSAGLAHIGSDEDDPSGCKYRRLEDENVQDKERFARENHCEIERRRRNKMTAYITELSDMVPTCSNLARKPDKLTILRMAVAHMKTLRGTGSTATDNAYKPSFLTDQELKHLILEAADGFLFVVSCDTGRIIYVSDSVAPVLNYTQSDWYGTSLYSQVHPDDTEKVREQLSAEEPQHGGRVLDLKTGTVKKEGQSSMRMCMGSRRGFICRMKVGNLQTTGDMAAAHGLHRMKQRNSLGPARDGQNYAVVHCTGYIKNWPPTGDFVPPCVPGVGIGDRGPGSVQARPDGVVADENTSSNCCLVAIGRLQVTSTPNSSDLAGSNSNNEFISRHSAEGKFTFVDQRVGGILGYTPSELLGHPCYEFFHPEDLTHMRESFEQVLKLKGQVVSVMYRFRAKNRDWVWLRTSAFAFLNPFNDDVEYIVCTNTHAKSFHPGSDGHTETEAVPAYGQPGLDYSLQRHPARDPLYSGHHMMPQHPVTVATAGPQQPRPSSTQNVYQGYETTQSPIAYGSPGQQSASSSVLSRIQKPANTSPTPVQQAWAIGRQQQPVTEGYQYSQLSPSRSPSGPTYTQLSSGARTPATQYHAVTTVPNNPGMWGWQSQQHQAPQPDGGQSNPQVTGQAQPPHPAQGGPGTQPQELSDMLQMLQDQGGASGFEELNMFNTNFE; encoded by the exons GGAGAATCATTGCGAAATCGAGCGGCGGCGGCGCAACAAGATGACCGCCTACATCACCGAACTATCGGACATGGTGCCGACGTGTTCAAACCTGGCGCGGAAACCGGACAAATTGACTATACTCAGGATGGCGGTCGCCCATATGAAGACCCTCAGGG GTACCGGAAGCACGGCGACGGACAACGCGTACAAACCTTCCTTCCTCACCGACCAGGAGCTGAAACATCTGATCCTGGAGGCGGCCGACGGATTCCTGTTCGTGGTCAGCTGCGATACCGGCAGGATCATCTATGTTTCCGATTCCGTCGCACCTGTTTTGAACTACACGCAGAGCGACTGGTACGGGACCAGTCTGTACTCGCAGGTCCACCCCGATGACACGGAGAAGGTGAGGGAGCAGCTCAGCGCGGAGGAGCCGCAGCACGGAGGCAGGGTCCTGGATCTGAAGACGGGGACTGTGAAGAAGGAGGGCCAGT CGTCCATGAGGATGTGCATGGGGTCGAGGAGGGGCTTCATCTGTCGCATGAAGGTGGGGAACCTTCAAACAACCGGCGACATGGCCGCCGCTCATGGCCTCCACCGTATGAAGCAGAGGAACTCGCTGGGCCCGGCCAGGGATGGTCAGAATTACGCGGTGGTCCACTGTACAGGATACATCAAAAACTGGCCCCCCACCG GTGATTTTGTTCCCCCATGTGTACCAGGTGTGGGCATAGGTGACAGGGGGCCTGGTAGTGTTCAAGCTAGACCTGACGGTGTAGTTGCAGATGAAAACACCAGCAGCAATTGCTGCCTGGTTGCCATTGGACGACTACAGGTCACTAGCACACCAAATAGTAGCGATTTAGCAGGTTCCAATAGCAATAATG AATTTATCTCGCGTCACTCGGCTGAAGGTAAATTTACCTTCGTGGACCAAAGAGTCGGTGGAATTCTAGGCTACACACCTTCAGAACTCTTAGGTCACCCGTGCTACGAATTCTTCCACCCGGAAGACTTGACGCACATGAGAGAAAGCTTCGAGCAAG TGTTGAAGCTGAAAGGCCAAGTGGTGTCTGTGATGTACAGATTTCGAGCCAAAAATCGCGACTGGGTGTGGTTAAGGACGTCCGCATTTGCATTTTTAAACCCGTTCAACGATGACGTCGAATACATTGTCTGTACCAACACGCATGCAAA ATCATTCCATCCTGGCAGCGATGGTCACACAGAGACCGAAGCTGTACCTGCCTATGGACAACCTGGCTTGGACTATTCTCTTCAAAGACATCCTGCTAGGGATCCTCTGTACTCGGGGCATCACATGATGCCTCAACATCCAGTGACTGTAGCTACAGCTG GTCCTCAACAGCCCAGGCCGTCCAGCACGCAAAACGTGTATCAGGGTTACGAAACCACCCAGTCGCCGATAGCTTACGGCTCACCTGGCCAGCAGAGTGCATCTTCGTCGGTTTTAAGTAGAATCCAAAAGCCAGCAAATACATCGCCGACCCCGGTGCAGCAAGCTTGGGCTATCGGAAGACAG CAGCAACCGGTAACAGAAGGATATCAGTACAGTCAATTAAGTCCATCTAGGTCACCGAGCGGACCAACTTATACTCAATTAAGTAGCGGTGCTAGGACACCTGCTACACAGTATCATGCAGTCACCACAGTGCCTAATAATCCGG GTATGTGGGGGTGGCAGAGCCAACAGCATCAAGCACCTCAACCAGACGGCGGACAATCAAATCCTCAAGTGACTGGACAAGCGCAACCACCCCATCCTGCTCAGGGTGGACCTGGCACGCAACCCCAAGAGCTCTCAGACATGTTGCAGATGCTGCAAGACCAGGGCGGAGCGTCCGGTTTCGAGGAGTTAAATATGTTCAATACTAATTTCGAGTAG
- the LOC143354138 gene encoding U3 small nucleolar ribonucleoprotein MPP10, whose amino-acid sequence MSETEILENVLSVIDNNTRKRELFLSVQNGAALDFKNSTKRLYDFAKEQSKRNTNALPELVTEGFDEEQIWQQLELQNEGELMHFITGVSKVLAESKKLTIPVSARRPEIVHSNEETVADNDEEEENMSEEDVLDSEMELENDSKRQKRDRSKQRKKPSIVDDKFFKLQELDEYLTKEERKEVQNEKNEKDSDEESVDLFNDFSDDEESKSGEEKLVKYTDFFDSPQSDDEEAKDSVQHKNADSKDLDDDSLHDNSDEAMDTDEEEDERKSSKKKVTFNLTNDSDDTDSIENKSDNRKEDAEIKSSLETRQERLLERIQQLEEEAVAEKPWQLKGEVSAANRPQNSLLEEFVEFDITTRPAPIITEQTTVKLEDIIKQRIKDKAWDDVEKKFKPVETPMEYKKKLVLNQEKSKESLSQIYENEYLKQKQALNPDNEEKEEEEPKLHTEIREMMHSVFLKLDALSNFHYTPKPAKPEIKIISNIPAINMEEVAPVAVSDAALLAPEEIKEKQRGDLMDRAERKKTDMKRERRHKKMKQRARQEAMEKKEKLNAMKPGITKKYKKDKATDLTKKLINNRNIVKMDETGQRVPKSSTAFFNQLQDQVKSHIKSKTDARSKKKQKDALSAVKLKL is encoded by the exons ATGTCTGAAACAGAAATACTTGAGAATGTTTTATCTGTAATTgataataatactagaaaacGGGAACTATTTTTGAG CGTACAAAATGGAGCAGCATTAGATTTCAAGAATTCAACGAAACGCTTATACGACTTCGCGAAAGAGCAATCGAAAAGAAACACAAATGCACTGCCAGAGCTTGTAACAGAGGGTTTCGACGAAGAGCAGATCTGGCAACAACTCGAATTACAGAATGAAGGTGAACTTATGCATTTTATTACAGGCGTCTCAAAGGTTCTAGCCGAGAGTAAGAAATTGACTATACCGGTTAGCGCAAGAAGACCAGAGATTGTACATAGCAACGAAGAAACTGTGGCAGACaatgacgaagaagaagaaaacatgTCTGAAGAAGATGTTTTGGACAGTGAGATGGAACTGGAAAACGATTCAAAGAGACAAAAGAGAGACAGGAGCAAGCAGAGAAAGAAGCCATCCATAGTGGATgacaaattctttaaattgcaAGAATTAGACGAATATCTGACCaaggaagaaaggaaggaagtACAGAATGAAAAAAATGAGAAAGACTCTGACGAGGAATCAGTGGATCTCTTCAATGATTTTTCAGATGACGAGGAGAGCAAAAGTGGTGAAGAGAAGCTGGTGAAGTATACGGACTTCTTTGATAGTCCACAGAGCGATGACGAGGAAGCCAAAGACTCTGTACAGCACAAAAACGCTGATAGTAAAGACCTAGATGATGATTCTCTGCACGATAATTCAGACGAAGCAATGGACACGGATGAGGAAGAAGACGAGCGCAAATCCTCcaagaaaaaagttactttcAATCTTACAAACGATTCCGACGACACGGACAGCATAGAAAATAAATCGGACAACAGAAAGGAAGATGCAGAAATTAAATCCTCTCTTGAAACTCGTCAAGAGAGATTATTAGAAAGGATCCAGCAGTTGGAAGAAGAAGCAGTGGCAGAGAAACCCTGGCAATTAAAGGGCGAAGTTAGCGCTGCTAACAGGCCGCAGAATTCCTTGCTGGAAGAGTTTGTCGAGTTTGATATAACAACGAGGCCTGCTCCTATCATTACCGAGCAAACAACTGTAAAACTGGAGGATATAATTAAACAAAGGATAAAGGACAAAGCTTGGGACGACGTCGAGAAGAAATTCAAACCAGTCGAGACTCCAATGGAGTACAAGAAGAAGCTGGTCTTGAACCAGGAAAAGAGCAAAGAAAGCTTgtctcagatttacgagaacgAATATCTTAAACAAAAGCAAGCACTGAATCCAGACaacgaagagaaagaggaagaggagccAAAGTTGCACACGGAAATCCGGGAGATGATGCACTCCGTGTTCTTGAAATTGGATGCACTGTCCAACTTCCACTACACCCCGAAACCg GCCAAACCGGAAATCAAGATCATCAGCAATATTCCGGCAATTAACATGGAGGAAGTGGCGCCGGTAGCGGTCAGCGATGCTGCTTTATTGGCTCCGGAGGAAATTAAAG AAAAACAACGAGGCGATCTCATGGACAGAGCAGAAAGAAAGAAGACGGATATGAAACGGGAACGAAGGCACAAGAAGATGAAGCAGCGTGCCCGACAAGAAGCCATGGAGAAGAAGGAGAAACTGAACGCGATGAAACCCGGAATAACGAAGAAATACAAGAAGGACAAGGCAACGGACCTGACGAAAAAGTTAATCAACAATCGGAACATTGTCAAAATGGATGAGACGGGGCAGAGGGTTCCAAAGTCGTCGACTGCATTCTTCAATCAACTGCAGGACCAAGTGAAGAGTCACATCAAATCCAAGACTGACGCACGTTCGAAGAAAAAGCAGAAGGACGCTTTGTCCGCAGTCAAACTGAAATTATAA